The following DNA comes from Methanosarcina vacuolata Z-761.
GGATATCGGATTCTCCTACTTCGAGGATTGCCATGGCTGCAATCGTAAAGGGCTTACCGCATACGGGCCCGAGTTCTACACTTGTGCCTTCGTATTCCAGGACAGGGACATTTGTTGCCTGAACTTTCTTTTTAATTTCTTCGGGGCAGTTTGATGCCAGGACCACCATTTTTGCAGAACCATCTACAGCTGCATCCACGGTCCGGTTGGCTCCAACTATTACTTTTCCTGTTTTCACAGCCTTGATAAGAGATTTGTCAACATTGATCTTCATTTTCATCAACTCTGTCTCAAATGAGCTCGTCTACTCTATCTCTTTCCTAATAAAGATTTTCCAAGCTCGGTGAATATATGGTACTCTAAATACCTGATGCCTTATATTTATTTTCT
Coding sequences within:
- a CDS encoding 50S ribosomal protein L30e, giving the protein MKMKINVDKSLIKAVKTGKVIVGANRTVDAAVDGSAKMVVLASNCPEEIKKKVQATNVPVLEYEGTSVELGPVCGKPFTIAAMAILEVGESDILAATV